A single region of the Branchiostoma lanceolatum isolate klBraLanc5 chromosome 1, klBraLanc5.hap2, whole genome shotgun sequence genome encodes:
- the LOC136440981 gene encoding glutamate receptor ionotropic, delta-1-like gives MYDTPMLEYLTMTDETCELMMVGKPFRHLGYGLATKHGNKLSHKLSLVILKLKEAGKIDKFRNVWWPTVGCALDGGDIVRADADQLGLDSFYGIFIILGAGLALPIIYVAIEVIWKRCCKRKTKMMGDACQSSASRIPGDRDPFSAPGSPDDHNTFSVGMQGACGCGPTSCFCKSETEFSLTSRNHHKKP, from the exons ATGTATGATACGCCAATGTTGGAGTACCTCACCATGACAGACGAGACCTGTGAACTGATGATGGTCGGCAAGcctttccgccatcttggatatggGTTAGCAACCAAGCACGGGAATAAGCTGTCACATAAACTATCATTAGT TATCCTAAAGCTGAAAGAAGCGGGGAAGATAGACAAGTTTCGTAACGTCTGGTGGCCGACAGTTGGCTGCGCGTTGGACGGGGGGGATATAGTACGAGCGGATGCGGATCAACTGGGACTGGACAGCTTTTACGGAATTTTCATCATCCTTGGCGCTGGATTAGCGCTACCAATCATCTATGTGGCGATTGAGGTCATTTGGAAGCGCTGCTGCAAGCGAAAGACAAAGATG ATGGGTGATGCCTGCCAGTCCAGTGCCTCTCGGATCCCCGGCGACCGCGATCCGTTCTCTGCCCCTGGGTCCCCAGATGACCACAACACGTTCTCCGTGGGCATGCAGGGAGCGTGTGGTTGTGGGCCTACGTCGTGCTTCTGTAAG TCGGAAACAGAGTTTTCCCTGACCAGCAGGAATCATCACAAGAAACCTTGA